The Primulina tabacum isolate GXHZ01 chromosome 1, ASM2559414v2, whole genome shotgun sequence genome contains the following window.
TGTATGCTTTTCAGAAGCCTCTTGTGCTGGTTACTTGCACAATTTGTTCGACAGCCACAGTATTTAGCATGCACACAACAGCTCAGATGGGATTTACAACTAAATTCATAGCATGCAGtaaatgaattattttgaaCTCCAGTTGAAGATTCATAGTACTGACCAAAAGGTGATGACCATATTTTGTAGGCAAAGGTTTGCGTAACAGAAACAACATTCAAATTAGTCAACTCACGACAGCAAAAGGCAAGAGATTTTACTTAACAGTGCACACAtcagacataaaatttcatatagAAAAAATATTCAACATGTGCAAGTCTTTGGAACATTAGAACGCATCCCAGTCATCGATCAATAATGCTTCTATCAGGATAATAGATGAATTAAAGCCATCCAAATTTGGGAAAATGAGAAAGAAAGAGAATCTGTTAATTTAATTGCATATATTAGATAAACTGTCAGTTTCAAAAGGAGTCAAgattgaaatgagcatgatcaTAAGTACTGATCGGAAAAATATTATCACAAGAACAAGTTGCAAGACACGGAAGTAAAGATAAAGAAAAGATAATTACAAGAGTCGAAAAAGAGGGGGGAAATTAACAGAAGAAGATATTAACAATCACGGCAAAGGACATATTTGGAAAGGAGTGACAGTCTGGAGGTGAAATGAGTAAAGGTTGGACTAAATCTTTCACCAGGTCTAAGCAAACACATTGTAATTAGAGAGATGCAAAATATGTATAAACAACTTTAAGTTTGTGTAGCATTACGATGTTCAATATTAAATCAGCATGCATCCAACAAACTAGACAGATCCTCATTTTTGCAAAGGAGGAATGACGTGTGCAAGTGAAAGTACAAAATTCTCCAAACTATGCATTCAGAAAAAACCAAGAAAATTATACTAAAATTGAGCAGCAGCAACTGTTTATATCACGCGCTAAGGGGAACATCTCTGGCATCATGCAATATAAGTTCATTAtcatgttaaaaaatatttgtaattttattGAGATCCAAAAAACACGTGTTCTCTTTTATTTTAAGAAGGGCAATAATGATCATCCAAGTATAACCCGCAATAGAGCTGATAAGAATTCAGGAGGAGTAGGGAAAAAAGGTTGATTACATACTCATGCTCAAGAGCTTGCGATGCTGTTATCCTTTTTCTAGGATCGTACCTGCAAATATAACAAAAGATCTCAGTCAATCAATACACttaactttttaaaataaaaaatgaatcaGTTACCAATTTCAGGGTAAAAAAGTTGAAAGCAAAACAAAGGAGGCACTTGGTATTACAGAAAGAGGATAACACCAACTCGTATTTTTTATATGCTCGTTTTTTATGATAAATGTATTCATGATTTCATTCATGGCATCGAATAGTCTAACTAATGATTTCAGATACAGAAATAGCAATGACTAGTCGTTTTACATAATAATGGTGATCAGATGGTGGCGGACCACATCATTGAGAAATTCATACCAACAACTCATAATAAAGGGATGTCATATTCTAGCAAAAACACAAGGTCATTCAGAATTTCTCACAAAAACATCAACTACACAGGAACCAAAACATAATTCCAGTCCAGAAATAAATCATGGAAAGCAAGACATCACATACTGGAAGTTATTATAATGTGATTAAAAGGGtttcaaattaaaaaagaatgaaaaaaaACAAGAATTGCATAAAGTGAACATCAAATTCATACTCGAGCATCCTAGATAGAAGGTCATATGCTGGAGTTTTGGGAAGGACAGGAACTACAGTGTGAAGTCCCGTATTGTCACTgtcaaaaatgaataaaattaaacAAGAAGAAGCACATCTTAACACCACATACAAGAAAGATATTCACTAGACATACTATTGAAATCAATATACTAATAAAAATGACCAGAATGAACATCGCTCACTATTTATGCCCCTGAATGTGCTGTAGATCAGACTGCCAATGTGGAAGATTCACAAGCATGGGCCACTTTTCTTGTGTGGGATGACCTGATGCCACAATAAACTATCACTAGTTGTCTAGTCCACTGAACAACTAAAATAAGGGGGGATTACAACAATTCTCACCTAGAACCTTAAAAATTTTGTCCAGTTGATCGAGCTGCATCAGACAAAGAAATTTTAGACTTGACAGCAAGAAAATAGAACTAGAGATGAATCTGACATTAAATGGCACACAGAGTCATTAATTCTCTCTCACAAAGAATGCAACAAAGAAAAACACGACACCTGAAATGGGTTAGGAGTCCCTTTTACTTCTTGCCCTTGAAATAGTGGCTTCAACATCAAAAGTTCGGCAAAAATGCAACCCACAGCCCACATGTCTTCCGGAcaaatcaaaacatataataatgTGTACAATGAGATGATTGAAATGACAAATGGTCCCTAGAAATCATACCAACAGCACTTGTGTAGTGTTTGGACCCAAGGAGTAACTCAGGAGCACGATACCAAATAGTCACTACAACCTGCCACGACATACATATGGATGAAAATCAACCCCAAGTATTGCTCAAGAAACTCAAATTTTGGTAGttctatttataaaattttgtttccTGTAACTATAGGTAATCACTAATCAGAGGCAGCTGTATCATAGGATTGGAAGACTCAAGACGACCAAACAGCTGGCAGACTCATGTTATTTATAATTTCACATGACAGTGTCTAATTATGAGGCCAACAGTaaccaaatcaatataagtTAGGACACGCAAAGACCAAAGTTGCAGAGCAACAGAATGAGAGAGAGAGTGGAAAAAACCGTTTTTAAATTGAAGATGGACAAAAACGGCAGGAACAGTTAATTCATTACCCCATTATCAGATAGTGGCTTTAAAGGAGCTTGGTAAATTCTTGCAAGGCCAAAATCAGCAATTTTTACCACCCCTTGTTCTTCTCCCTCACCCATTACCTGGTGATCAAAAGTTTCAGAAAACTGATGAAAGAAGTGCGATCCAATGttctcaaattttaataataGCATGTAACTTCATTACAATTATTTCAGATCAATATAATAAATACGAAGCAAAATGGAAGTGGTAGAGTATCTTACCAAGATATTTGATGGCTTTAGATCTCGGTGGATAATCCAATTGCTGCAGAAAATTTCGATATAAACATTTCAACAAGGAcaatgttgtttttttttttgatcagaaactattttttattttattaataaagaTTGTTACAATTACAGTGGATGAGTAATCCACATACATCTGATGCTAGGAAATTAAAGTTCGTTACAATGTTGTTACTCGATGGAAATTGAATCGCAGACCACAAACAACCAAAACTAGCTGTTCCATGTGACCCAACAACGTATCTATCCCAAATCAACGatccaaattcaagaaaacaatccagagactaagttttggAATCTAATCTAcagaaattcataaaaaaattgacaaaaaaatttgataagcTAGAAACTTAAAGAGTATAAAAAATGTGAATTTGTACTTCTCCACAGTGTTTTGTTTGAAATAAAAGGCAAATAGTTTTAGAAGTTGCATTTTTTCAAAATCCAAATGCACAAAGTCATTGCCCTCAACATTTGTTCCCCCAATCGCAGTACAGTGCTATCCATATCAACACCAAAACCGAACGAGACTGACATCCACGGGAGCTGTCATATCACAGATTGAAACTAAATTCACCAAAGTTTCTTGCCTTGTACTTCATGATTAGACATGTGTTTCACACAGATTCTAACCCCGACGTTCAAGAATTCGTAGAATAGAATAAGTTTCTTTTGTCTGGATTTACAAACTAGTTCAAAACATTTTGATCCATATTGGGATACGAGTCATCAGAAAACATAGTGATTAATCACGACATAATAAGAAGCATGCATAACCTGTGAAGATAATTAAGACCGTTAAGAAGCTGCCATAACAAGGACTTGATGGTGTAGGGGTTGATTTGTTGGTTGACCTTGTCCCTGTGATGTCGAATGATTTCCTAGCAGTATTCAAGACATATCAATACAGTTTGCTTTAAACATTGATGAATACCAACACAAGTAAATTAGTTTTTGCATGGCTTAAGATAGAGAACGAGTGAGAAATTTACTCACGTATAGATCGTGCTCGGCGTAGTCAAAAGCTAGATAAAGTGACATATCGGCATGATTGATGTGCACGTTTGCAAGCTTTACCACATTCTCATGGGAAATCTCTCGAAGCAACTAGCATCAAAATACCACATAATTAAATCCAACAtttaatgaaaatgaaaaaggaaaaaagtaCGTGTAAAGGCCAAAAAAGGATATTTGAAGTACTAGATATATCTTCAGTTTGGGAATAGAAAGTGACAGAAACTGAGTCCACACGTGAATATGGCTCTCTTTTTTACCATTGATCTTCTAAGCATAAAAATGATAATTGACTAATCGTGGATTTAAAAGCAAATCTGCCAATCGTTATTCTTCCTTTCTTTTCTCCAAGATAATGTTATTTTTCATCTTTGCAGTAACCCCACTAGTAACCTATACTAAATAAATCGGCATCTATTCCCTAATCATATTTCTTAATCCAGACAATTGTCGCAAGATATGACATGTATCAGTGTTCTAACAAGTTAAACCACATGTATTCACGAAATAAATAAGGTAAAGATGAAATTAATGGTACACTTATTGCTCGTCCTATCCAGTCAATCAagtcaatattttcaaaaaatttccaGAATATCCATCCAAAACATTGGCACCAAACACCGGCTTTCAACCAGAGCATTAACTTCTACTGATTCCAGGAAATAAGACAATAAGAAGACAAAAAGTACAAAGATTCACCATTTTCTTCCTTCAATTCAGGAAACAAACACGAAAAAGAACCCAATCCAATTCCACAACCAATACTCCTAACAACTTTCACATCCTCTAGTTCAAACCGACTTCGTACACAACAGAAGCACAAACACCCACAAAACCCTATATAAAAACCATAGTCACACGATCAAAAGCGCAGAAGCGATTAACCACCACAATTTTTGTACCATAATTTCGCGAATTGCGGTGGGAGAAACGCCATCCCCGTCTTTGGACTGCTTGAATTTCTTTATGGCAATCGATTTGGATCGATTCAGCTTGATCTTCGCCAAGAAAACCAAACCATATGTCCCCTCCCCGATTTTCCCAATCACGTCGTACTGCTCCAGCCACTCAGGTTTATTGCCACCGCTGTTGCTGTTCGAATTGCTCGCTCTTCCatcagccatctcctccaacaGCTTGACCGAGAAATCTGCTTTATTTTCCGGATATTTTCCAGTATCTACAGAGATATCCCTTCAATTGAAATTGGGAAAACGATTTTTTTGGAGGTTGAAGCCTTCGTACATGCGAATGAGCGTCAGCAAGCAGTCGAGATTTTGAAGTCACCAATTCTGCAGTTTTACTGTAATAACCAAGCAAATCCTTAATTAATTGAGGTTTGGGGTATAACAACTTTCCCATTATACGTCATTTTGTTTCTGTCTACCCAACCGTTTCCGGTCTAAACAAGCTCTAatttcatcttttttttttatcttttattcgTGAAaagattattatatatatttacaataaaaataataataatttttttaataaatgaactaaataaaaaatttgtataTGATCTATATAACTCTTCGACGTTATAACTTGTGTTTCATTTCATGGTTTGGAAATTAAATATTCGAGGAAGAATTGTTATTTGATATTACCCAACAATTTAATATGATTAGAAGTTATCAAAAGTTTCGATTTTTGCAAGTTTATTGggttttataattttttgataatattGTGGGCAAGAGGAGCTCaaacaaagaaataaaataactaaTACAACACAAGTTCTGACATGAGGATTTAACTTAAAAGTCAAATATGAGATTGGGCCGTCGGAAAATTTTCAGTTTGAGGCCTTGGGCCGGCTCAGGATTGGATTTCCTACCCGGATAGCAAATCAGGCCGGGTTCTTTCATCGAACGGGTTTAAACCGAGTATTTTGGTACATGTAGCCTCTTTCTCTTCCACCACCGAACGGAACTTCAACTTCCCCATCCCGCTGCCTGAATCAAGCATTCATATTCTATTTCTCCTTCGAATCTCTCTAATTTTCAGGTTTCAGATCTTGAAATTCTGCGAGATTTTTTTGGTCTCAAAGCATTGGGATACTCATAATTGAGTATAAATATGTCTTCAGCTCAAGACCCGTTTTACATTGTGAAAGAGGAGATTCAGGATTCTGTAAGTGTTATTCTCTCTATTCTGTTCGCAGATCTATCTTGCGTTTTTTTGTTTTCGATTTTGTGTTGCTAGTTCGCCCCTTTTGCTGATCAAATCTCAGGTTCATGTAACTTGTGTTTTATATCTACTTCAGATTCTGGAATTAAGTTTTTTTTGGGTTATCAATGACTGTTATTTTGTTGTTGTGGTCGGATTTGAGGGCATTCAAGTTATTTTTAGTGTATCAATTTGATCACGGGTGTGCATGTAGTCCGAGTTTAGTGATTTGAATGATCCTTTTGGTAATTTTGCTGGTAATTGTAGGGGTGAGTATAGTGATTCAAGTCGTAGAATTAGAATTGTAGTGttattatttgagaaaatttggtaaaaattAATTCTTTGGTGATTATATTGTGAATACGAAGTGAAATGTAATTTTCTCTACTATCTGGTTAATTACACCATTCACTTTTTCCAATGCTTGGTTTCCTAGTTTTCCTACGGATCAGCTGGGCAATGAATCTCAGTGCTTCTTAAACagatcaaaattttaaacaactaATGGCTATACACCCCCACTAACAAATCTGTTTGATTATGAAAAGATGATCTATTGACTGTATTAGAGTCTGGTACTGCCGTACTGGTATCACCTGCTAATGATTTTGATATCTATATCGAAACAATATATATTAAGTTCAACCCAGATACCCATCTTTGTTGGCCTCTATTGCGGTCGTTTTGAATTATTTGAAATCTGAATCTTACCACCCAAGTTCTACTTCAATAGATTGATAAATTGCTCTCAAAGTTTCATCAATGGGAACGAATGCATTCGGACGGTGGTGAGCAGCTGCATCTCTCTAAGGAGCTTCTTGCTGGTTGCGAGAGCATTGAGTGGCAGGTAGGACTTAACATGTGAATACCTGAGTGTAGTTTCCTTTccttttggaatgatgaatgatCTTGAAGCtttgaaatgttttaaatgGCGTTGACCAAAAAAAGTGGTTGACATGAAGCACGGTATGTATTTATCACAGtgatttatttatttgcatCCACTTAACGTtggatgagttttcacttgttAAAGGTGTATCAGATCTATAACTACTCTAATCTTTAAGCTGTTACTTGTTTGAGAAGAATTGATCTCTTGCATCCTCTTGGAATAAGAATCGTTTATGATCATGGttacaaaaataacaaaaaataattgtgaattattgattttagttttgtttcataatgattttgataaaatgcttctaTAGCTTCTCTGATCGTTGACAGGTAATTGTAAAGTATCTTGTCAGTACTGAAACTTTGTTTTCTTGGTAAAAAGGTGGATGAGTTGAACAAGACAATTGCCGTTGCAGCAAGAGATCCTGCACTATATGGTATCAATGAAGTGGAGCTTgataaaaggagaatatggacTAGCAATGCTCGTTCTCAGGTATCATCGGGCATATTATCATTGAGAGTATTTACTTTACGTGATGGCGCAGATTGTACGTATGTTTTTTGGTTAATATGTATTCCATCTCTGAAAAAATGTTGTTAACGGATAGGTGGGAATGATGAAGAAATCAGTCGTGACTGGAAAGGAGTTGAATGGGACAAGCACTTCTAATGTCAATGGTATGCGGCATGAGCTTATGAGGATGCCCGATTCGCGTCAAACTGATAGGAACCAGTACATTGCACACAGTAACAATGATTTCATATCATCAGAATCAGATAGACAACTACTTCTGATAAGGTAATTTTGTGGTTTAAGAAATCTTGTTGATGACTAACTGGGCTGTCTATGTTAATTGCTGCATTTATATGTCCCGCTGAAAGAGCATTTAATTCATCCTAAAGCTAAGAAAGCTTTGACATAGATTCCTGCTATTTTCTGTGTTTGCGTATTCTCCATCtgattaaagtttatggaaTAAAGGAGACAGGACGAGGAGTTAGATGAACTAAGCGCCAGTGTTGAAAGAATTGGAGGTGTTGGGCTCACAATACATGAAGAGCTCCTTGCTCAAGTAATTCATCTGTAAATTTTGAGTAAAACTTTCTTACCAGCTTGGTAATTATTGAGACTGTAAATTCCTGGCTCTCCAGGAAAAAATTATTGATGAATTGGGCACAGAGATGGACAGCACATCAAATCGTCTCGATTTTGTTCAGGTGAAAGCCTTTCACTTAACAGACATTGTCTTTAATATGACTCGTGTACCAATAAAAACCATACAATCTGCTCTGTTTATTTCTTGATTGGAGAGCATCTTGTTGCTTATCACCTATCTTATTCTTCTATTCTTTTTTCTGCAGAAAAAGGTCGCCATGGTAATGAAGAAGGCTAGTGTGAAGGGACAACTaatgatgattttatttttactcGTTTTATTTATCATTCTTTTCGTTCTGGTCTTCTTCACGTAGACGTTATTTACCCGAAACTTGAGCTTACAGTGAGgagagctttggttggtggtACTCTTGTGAACGGGGTATTTTTCGTTATGAATGGGTTATGTGGATTTAGCCTGTGAAATAATTGTTATAGGGTCATAGATGATTGTATACACTTCTTGTTTACGGAGCTTATGCTTAGTCGTTTGATTCAATCATGCGAGTTCCTTCACAAGTTGGTATTTTCGAAGTCGTCATGACCTCAAGTTTAAGACAGCATCTCCAGTTTGAGATGTATCCATTATTGTCGAGAGTATCCAATGAATATTGATAAACTTGGAAtcaacacaataaaaattatagtTTGTTGTAATATTACAACTTCAATGTTTTAAACTAGGTAGCAAGATTTTGATACCAGTTATTGGGACTATGTAACAACTATACTGCAGTCAAAATATTACATTTCGATTGTTTTCTCAACAAAACAATTATTTTCATCTATCACGACTACCAATCTTGATCATTGTTTAGTACATTTTTCTTCATCTACGACATTCCCTCGTATTCTACTCTCCCAATGGCCAACTGTCTATTGTATCTTCTTTCATTTTGAATTGATGCGAGCAATGTTGTTGATTTCGTTTATCATCGCTCAACATTATTGTATATTTCTaagccttttttttttttttgaaatctaaGCCTTTTTGTAAAATATGACtttgttgaaatttttttacttaaaaaagaaaagaaaaaaagaagtgAAATTGATCAAATTATAAGGGTCTGATCTGTGAATATAATAATATTCAGGgtgaattattatatatatatatataacatttttcaattCGTGTGATTATAACATAATGAGAGTTCTctcaaattaataaatatatttttcgtctaaatatcattcacaatgaaaaacattaaaaataaaattaatagaaTACTAAATTTTAGTAAAAGCAAATGTACTTAAATGGAGTGCATATAGGGATTatcaaataaaattcttttaattaactaaattatcatAATGATGTTAAATAAAACCCCTAAACTTGTTATTAATTAAATACCAATTGTGATTTTGCTAACTTTTAACCCCTTACAAATTTTGTTTTAACTTTCTCTTTTTCCAGAATAGATATTATACATAGTTAATTTATATCAAAATGGATCATTTGTAAATTAATATCGATGATTAATAATTTCacgttaaataaaaatttaaaataatatcaatcaaataaatatgtGTAGTAAAATACATATACGTAACACTTagttaaaaaatatcatatgtaaaaaatttaatttctatcaccataattcatatttattataaggattatcttgattaaaaaaaagattatctcataaatttaatacaaatataaagtaattttcattctttttaatttctcattaatttctCTTTCTATAAATAAAGTTGAAATAAATCaaactaattaattatattgtaaataaaatattagaaaatttttaaaagagcGTATAGAATCTACATGCTCTCAATGtccatttttattgaaaaaagtCCATAGAAAAATGACATATGCTCGCATGGTTTTTATAACACTTGTAGAAAATTGTAAGCTTGAGATATAAATTGagacattaattaaatatcaaaatttattaaattaaaaataaaataaagtatcatATCATGTATTTGTAATATTTGTCgttaattcaattaaaataataaaataaagttaTTCTCATTTTCAATCTCAATTTTTAAACCAGAAAATTAAAAAGtcaactaaataaataaatgaaacaCTAATTAAATTATGGTGTGTAAAAATGTAACTAAGAAACTTCACAaatcaaactcatatatttatagatATATATAGATTTGCTAACTTTTAACCCCTTGCGGATTTTGTTtaacttttttttatataatacataTTATAAATAGTTAATTTTATATCAGAATGGATCATTTGTAAATTAATATTGATGATTAATATTTcaggttaaatttttttaactaatatcaatcaaataaatatgtgtagtaaaacacatataaaataaaataataagtaatacacagttacaaaatatcatatttaaacaaatttatttgtaatgaatgaaaaaaattatcagtataattcatatttattaaaaaaattataagaattaTCTAATAAATTTAATACAAAAGTCAAAAgtaattttcgttttttttaaatttatcattAATTTCTCTTTTTAGTCGAAATAAATTAAACTAATCAAATTATacgacaaataaaatattagaacaATTTGCAAAAGATCATGTAAAACCTACATGATCTCAATATCCATTTTCATTGAAAAAATACCTTAAAGAATGACATTTTTTGATATGTTTTTAATGACACTTGTAGAAAAGTGTAAATTTGATATGACCAAAATTAATTATGTCACTTTTCATataaccatttaaaaaaaatccctCTATTAAATATGATTCCCATCACCAAATCGTGTTGAATTTGCTTCTATTACTATTACGATGGGGCAATAATTAGAAGCAAATTCAACacggttatatatatatatacctaacCTTAGTTTATCTCCTAcctaaaatatatatgtaaataattcaatcgaaattataaatttattttatgctatatcaagaataaaaaataaaataaatagccatgaaatatatttttcaaatatatatatatataacataaaaataCAAGTAAGAAGAGCCACAAGATTAGTGTGCTTTAGCTCTCTCTCGTTGTTTTCTCTCAACAGAAACATTATTAGAATCGGATTCATTCAACTTCTATTACAGACAATCTTCCATCAATATCATTTCCTAGTCTTCTCCGCCTCCGACTCCACTCCACCCCACCCCACCCCCCACCCccacacacaatatatatctATAGatctctctctatatatatgtatagatAGACAGATAGGTTCTTGTTATTCTTGcaaaagtttgtgaattaatGGGGTTTTTGAAGGCGAAAGGCGCGGTTTACAAGCCCGTTTATGAAGTCGATCTCGGCCCCGACAGCGACGAGGTTTACCTCAGAGCCAATGTCAAAGGTAATATTACTCGGTATAGTTAGCGATCACTGCTCTTTTTTTTCCCTGATGTCTGATTTGTTTAGATATTTAACTTTTTATATTATAAGAATTTCGATTTGTTCATCTTtccaacatatatatttttcagtaaATCAAGACTTTAGAAGTTTGgatgatataaaaaaatttatgttggATTAATATTATGGCTAAGTTTCGTTTTTCTGGGTTCTGGTACATGCATGGATCTCTGtctgatatatataataatattggGAGACGGCGAGAGGCATTTATTTTCCTCTCGTTACATTTCCCTagcattcaattttctttgctGCAAAaaggattttcttgaagaaaacagGAACTTTAAATCAGGGGAAATGATTTTTTCCCATTAAATTTACTAATTTTAGGTTTTCATTCaccacattttttaaaatttggttATGATataataacttttaattttcgaCTATTTTGGTCTAATTGCTGATGTGACATCTGACAAGTCAGTAATTTTTGATGTCACGTCAGTATTTTTCAGTGTCACGTCAACAATTAAATCAAAATAGCcgaaaattaaaagttagtGTACCAAAATTAGATTTTGAGAGCCggtcaaaactcaaaatttaacaAGTCAGTGGACAACAAAACTATTTTCACCTTAAAATTAAGAGAGCTTTTCCAAAATCAAGATTTTGGTATACtccaaaagcaaaaaaaaaaaaaaaaaaaaagatacagCTGTATTAATAAGTGAAAAACAAATAGAGAAGTACACGAGAGGTCGACTAGGACAAAACCTCAAGGGGTGGAAACGAGTCAATCGGTTTTTTTAAGGTTTCAGGTTTATTATTTTGAACCCGGACCCAAAATTATCAGGATATAATTgagattattaaaatatatttaaactaaaaatataaatatattagcAGCATCAAACTAAATTAtaactaaaaaataataattttattttaattaatactGATCGCTTAGGAACGTTTTACCTTATACCTGACCCAATACACATTTCGGGTTGGATCCTACCAAATCCAAAAATTACCCGATCCAGAGTAATTTCGTATTCGATAATCAGAGGCTTAACCTGTATTATAGGTCAAtttaatttttggaatttatatataaataatagacATGCATGAATTTTCGGAGATTATTTTGTTCTTTATGGTTCATACCAAGAACTTCTTGGTACAACAATCTACGTACATAACtactttaaattaattaaagtactGCATTTTTCAATCATTTTACTTGTATTATGTTCTCTAATAAAAAAACCAGCAATTTTTTGTCTGCGATTATTGCTAATTGataatttgatttatttattaattatatatatatatatatgcttatTATTAGTAATTGATAATTTGatgtttatttgtttatttttgtgGATGTGTAGCTCCTCGAATGGCTGGTCTTTTGATAAAAGTTTTTGCATGGTTTTTGGAGTTACCTATTTTCGGAGGTATATTAATGTACATTTTGAAGAGGAACAATCAATTCCACAAGGTAACACACCCCATCTCATATgtgtatgtatgtgtgtgtgtgtctatatatatatatatatatatatatatatatatatacatatatatatattaaaataattcataatttttcatttaGTTCAATGTCAAAATTTATGTAGAATTTggtttttataaatttttttaaaaaatatttttctttattttactTTCCCCCCTTAGATTTAAGCAGtcattttgtatatttttgaaAAGGGTGGTTGCAAGTTTAATAAACTAGTTTATCATGTGATGGAAGAAATACGGCAAGCAAGAGTAAATGACAGTTACTCTCTGCACTAACAACCTTGTCTCTTTCTTTTGGTACCTACAATGAATGCTACTTCGTAAATTTTTGAACAATGGCGTTACAAATTAATCACACACATTTTAtataggttttttgtgagacggtctcacgaata
Protein-coding sequences here:
- the LOC142519707 gene encoding cyclin-dependent kinase E-1-like isoform X1 → MADGRASNSNSNSGGNKPEWLEQYDVIGKIGEGTYGLVFLAKIKLNRSKSIAIKKFKQSKDGDGVSPTAIREIMLLREISHENVVKLANVHINHADMSLYLAFDYAEHDLYEIIRHHRDKVNQQINPYTIKSLLWQLLNGLNYLHSNWIIHRDLKPSNILVMGEGEEQGVVKIADFGLARIYQAPLKPLSDNGVVVTIWYRAPELLLGSKHYTSAVDMWAVGCIFAELLMLKPLFQGQEVKGTPNPFQLDQLDKIFKVLGHPTQEKWPMLVNLPHWQSDLQHIQGHKYDNTGLHTVVPVLPKTPAYDLLSRMLEYDPRKRITASQALEHEYFRLEPLPGRNALVSPQPGEKVVNYPSRPVDTSTDIEGTISLQPSQPQVSSGNPASGGMQGPHVIQTRSVPRQMPMVGVQRIQPPGIPAYNLASQAGMGGVNPGGIPLQRGVAPQAHQQQQLRRKDPGMGMSGYPPQQKSRRY
- the LOC142519707 gene encoding cyclin-dependent kinase E-1-like isoform X2, with the protein product MADGRASNSNSNSGGNKPEWLEQYDVIGKIGEGTYGLVFLAKIKLNRSKSIAIKKFKQSKDGDGVSPTAIREIMLLREISHENVVKLANVHINHADMSLYLAFDYAEHDLYEIIRHHRDKVNQQINPYTIKSLLWQLLNGLNYLHSNWIIHRDLKPSNILVMGEGEEQGVVKIADFGLARIYQAPLKPLSDNGVVVTIWYRAPELLLGSKHYTSAVDMWAVGCIFAELLMLKPLFQGQEVKGTPNPFQLDQLDKIFKVLGHPTQEKWPMLVNLPHWQSDLQHIQGHKYDNTGLHTVVPVLPKTPAYDLLSRMLEYDPRKRITASQALEHEYFRLEPLPGRNALVSPQPGEKVVNYPSRPVDTSTDIEGTISLQPSQPVSSGNPASGGMQGPHVIQTRSVPRQMPMVGVQRIQPPGIPAYNLASQAGMGGVNPGGIPLQRGVAPQAHQQQQLRRKDPGMGMSGYPPQQKSRRY
- the LOC142520148 gene encoding syntaxin-61-like, with translation MSSAQDPFYIVKEEIQDSIDKLLSKFHQWERMHSDGGEQLHLSKELLAGCESIEWQVDELNKTIAVAARDPALYGINEVELDKRRIWTSNARSQVGMMKKSVVTGKELNGTSTSNVNGMRHELMRMPDSRQTDRNQYIAHSNNDFISSESDRQLLLIRRQDEELDELSASVERIGGVGLTIHEELLAQEKIIDELGTEMDSTSNRLDFVQKKVAMVMKKASVKGQLMMILFLLVLFIILFVLVFFT